A region of Vibrio chagasii DNA encodes the following proteins:
- the dnaK gene encoding molecular chaperone DnaK, with translation MGKIIGIDLGTTNSCVAVLDGDKPRVIENAEGERTTASVIAYTEGETLVGQPAKRQAVTNPQNTLFAIKRLIGRRFEDEEVQRDIEIMPFNIVKADNGDAWVEAQGQKMAAPQVSAEVLKKMKKTAEDFLGEEVTGAVVTVPAYFNDAQRQATKDAGRIAGLDVKRIINEPTAAALAYGLDKQGGDRTIAVYDLGGGTFDISIIEIDEVEGEKTFEVLSTNGDTHLGGEDFDNRMINYLVDEFKKEQGIDLKADPLAMQRVKEAAEKAKIELSSTTQTDVNLPYVTADATGPKHMNIKVTRAKLESLVEDLVQRSLEPLKVALADADLSVGEITDVILVGGQTRMPMVQAKVAEFFGKEARKDVNPDEAVAMGAAVQGGVLAGDVKDVLLLDVTPLSFGIETMGGVMTKLIEKNTTIPTKADQVFSTAEDNQSAVTIHVLQGERKQATYNKSLGQFNLEGIQPAPRGMPQIEVTFDLDADGILNVSAKDKATGKEQKITIQASGGLSEEEIEAMVQEAEANKEADKKFEELVTARNQADQMIHGTKKQVEEAGEALPADEKEKIEAAIAALEEVKSSNDKEAIDAKVQELMQAAQKLMEIAQQQAQQAGAEAGEQPKQDDDVVDAEFEEVKDDKK, from the coding sequence ATGGGTAAAATCATTGGTATTGATTTAGGTACTACTAACTCTTGTGTTGCTGTTCTTGACGGCGACAAACCACGCGTAATCGAAAATGCTGAAGGCGAACGTACAACAGCATCAGTAATCGCATACACAGAAGGCGAGACGCTAGTTGGTCAACCTGCAAAACGTCAAGCTGTTACTAACCCTCAAAACACACTGTTCGCTATCAAGCGTCTAATCGGTCGTCGTTTTGAAGATGAAGAAGTTCAACGCGATATCGAAATCATGCCTTTCAACATTGTTAAGGCTGACAACGGTGATGCATGGGTAGAAGCGCAAGGCCAAAAAATGGCTGCTCCTCAAGTATCTGCTGAAGTTCTTAAGAAAATGAAGAAAACAGCTGAAGACTTCCTAGGCGAAGAAGTAACTGGCGCAGTTGTAACTGTTCCTGCTTACTTTAACGATGCTCAACGTCAAGCAACTAAAGATGCTGGCCGTATCGCTGGTCTAGATGTTAAACGTATCATCAACGAACCAACTGCTGCTGCTCTAGCTTACGGTCTAGACAAGCAAGGCGGTGATCGCACTATCGCTGTATACGACCTTGGTGGTGGTACATTCGATATCTCTATCATCGAAATCGATGAAGTAGAAGGCGAGAAGACTTTCGAAGTTCTTTCAACTAACGGTGACACTCACCTTGGTGGTGAAGATTTCGATAACCGCATGATCAACTACCTAGTAGATGAGTTCAAGAAAGAGCAAGGTATTGACCTTAAAGCTGATCCACTAGCAATGCAGCGTGTTAAAGAAGCAGCAGAAAAAGCGAAAATCGAGCTTTCTTCTACTACTCAAACTGACGTAAACCTACCTTACGTTACTGCTGATGCGACTGGTCCTAAGCACATGAACATCAAAGTGACTCGTGCGAAGCTTGAGTCTCTAGTTGAAGACCTTGTACAACGTTCTCTTGAGCCTCTAAAAGTTGCTCTAGCGGATGCTGACCTATCTGTAGGCGAAATCACTGACGTTATCCTAGTTGGTGGTCAAACTCGTATGCCTATGGTTCAAGCTAAAGTTGCTGAGTTCTTCGGTAAAGAAGCTCGTAAAGACGTAAACCCTGACGAAGCAGTAGCAATGGGTGCTGCAGTTCAAGGTGGTGTACTAGCTGGTGACGTCAAAGACGTACTACTTCTAGACGTTACTCCTCTATCTTTCGGTATCGAAACGATGGGCGGCGTAATGACTAAGCTAATCGAGAAAAACACAACTATCCCTACAAAAGCGGATCAAGTGTTCTCTACAGCTGAAGACAACCAAAGCGCGGTAACTATCCACGTACTACAAGGTGAGCGTAAGCAAGCGACTTACAACAAGTCTCTTGGTCAGTTCAACCTAGAAGGTATCCAACCAGCACCACGTGGCATGCCACAAATCGAAGTAACTTTCGACCTAGATGCTGACGGTATCCTAAACGTATCTGCGAAAGATAAAGCGACAGGTAAAGAGCAGAAGATCACTATCCAAGCATCAGGCGGTCTGTCTGAGGAAGAGATCGAAGCAATGGTACAAGAAGCAGAAGCTAACAAAGAAGCGGACAAGAAGTTCGAAGAGCTAGTAACTGCACGTAACCAAGCTGACCAAATGATTCACGGTACTAAGAAGCAAGTAGAAGAAGCTGGTGAAGCTCTACCTGCAGACGAGAAAGAGAAGATCGAAGCAGCTATCGCGGCACTAGAAGAAGTTAAGTCTAGTAACGACAAAGAAGCTATCGACGCTAAAGTTCAAGAACTTATGCAAGCAGCTCAGAAGCTAATGGAAATCGCTCAACAACAAGCACAGCAAGCTGGCGCTGAAGCGGGTGAGCAACCTAAGCAAGACGACGACGTTGTAGACGCTGAGTTCGAAGAAGTTAAAGACGACAAGAAATAA
- the recN gene encoding DNA repair protein RecN — protein MLAHLSVNNFAIVKSLQLELSKGMTTITGETGAGKSIAIDALGLCLGGRSDAGMVRQGEEKTEVSAAFLLENNLHATRWLEDNELLDGTECILRRTISKEGRSRAFINGSPVPLSQLKSLGQLLINIHGQHAHHQLMKSDYQMAMLDQYAGHLNLLKSTRNAYQTWRQADNHLKELRENSQQNQAQKQLLEYQIKELNELSIGEEEYEELEQEHKRLANSGELASTCQQAIELIYEGEEVNALGILQSANHSLIQLAELDERLAELPNMLSEAIIQIEETNSELRTYLDSIDVDPGRMAYVEERFSKVMSMARKHHVLPEELYKHHQELLQQVEALDCSDEKLEELANDVENQYQSFVAKSEKLHKSRVRYAKELNKLITQSMHELSMEKAQFSIEVNNTNTHPSPLGMDNVTFIVSTNPGQPMQPIAKVASGGELSRISLAIQVITAQKVDTPSLIFDEVDVGISGPTAAVVGKMLRKLGESTQVMCVTHLPQVAGCGHQQLFVAKNTKSGKTETQMHTLDEQQRVSELARLLGGSQITESTLANAKELLVAA, from the coding sequence ATGCTGGCTCATTTAAGTGTTAATAATTTCGCTATTGTTAAGTCTTTACAGCTAGAACTTTCTAAAGGCATGACAACAATCACCGGGGAAACTGGTGCGGGTAAATCTATTGCTATCGATGCTTTGGGTTTGTGTCTTGGAGGGAGATCCGATGCAGGAATGGTTAGACAAGGTGAAGAAAAAACCGAAGTCAGTGCTGCTTTTTTACTTGAGAACAATCTGCATGCAACTCGCTGGTTAGAAGATAACGAACTTCTAGACGGCACCGAATGCATCCTACGCAGAACCATCTCTAAAGAAGGTCGCTCTCGTGCATTTATTAACGGTAGTCCGGTTCCTCTTTCACAATTGAAATCACTGGGACAACTGCTGATCAACATTCATGGCCAGCACGCACATCATCAGTTGATGAAAAGCGACTACCAAATGGCAATGCTTGACCAATACGCAGGCCATTTAAACCTATTGAAATCGACACGTAACGCTTATCAAACTTGGCGTCAAGCAGACAACCACCTGAAAGAGTTACGTGAAAACAGCCAACAAAACCAAGCTCAAAAACAGCTTCTTGAATATCAAATCAAAGAGTTAAACGAGTTATCTATTGGGGAGGAAGAATATGAAGAGCTCGAACAAGAGCATAAGCGCCTCGCCAATAGCGGAGAATTGGCCTCAACCTGCCAGCAAGCTATCGAGCTTATTTACGAAGGTGAAGAAGTTAATGCGCTTGGTATTCTGCAATCAGCCAATCACTCCCTAATTCAATTGGCAGAATTAGACGAACGACTTGCTGAGCTGCCAAATATGCTGTCTGAAGCCATTATTCAGATTGAAGAGACCAACAGCGAGCTAAGAACTTATCTTGATAGCATTGATGTCGACCCAGGTCGCATGGCTTACGTTGAAGAGCGTTTCTCTAAAGTGATGTCGATGGCGCGTAAACACCACGTATTGCCTGAAGAGCTGTATAAACACCACCAAGAGTTACTACAACAAGTAGAAGCGCTGGATTGCTCTGATGAAAAGCTTGAAGAGCTAGCAAATGACGTTGAAAACCAATACCAATCATTCGTAGCAAAATCTGAAAAGCTGCATAAATCTCGCGTTCGTTACGCGAAAGAGCTAAACAAGCTGATCACTCAAAGCATGCACGAACTCAGCATGGAAAAAGCGCAGTTTTCGATTGAAGTAAACAATACCAACACTCACCCGTCACCATTGGGTATGGATAACGTGACCTTTATTGTGTCTACAAACCCAGGTCAACCAATGCAGCCTATTGCTAAAGTGGCTTCGGGTGGTGAGCTGTCACGTATTTCATTAGCGATTCAGGTTATAACCGCGCAAAAAGTCGATACTCCAAGTCTGATTTTCGATGAAGTGGATGTGGGTATCAGTGGTCCAACCGCTGCTGTAGTCGGCAAGATGCTGCGTAAACTGGGCGAATCTACTCAGGTCATGTGTGTGACTCACTTGCCTCAAGTTGCCGGTTGCGGTCACCAACAGCTGTTTGTGGCAAAGAACACGAAATCAGGTAAAACTGAAACTCAAATGCACACACTTGATGAGCAACAACGCGTTTCAGAGCTGGCTCGACTGCTTGGTGGCAGCCAAATCACCGAGTCGACCCTTGCCAACGCAAAAGAGTTATTAGTCGCCGCTTAG
- a CDS encoding prepilin-type N-terminal cleavage/methylation domain-containing protein, which yields MIRKNICNSNNISMRGMTLIELLLAVVIVGILGAIAYPSYTNHVMKAHRVTALADMTKIQLEMETLYTGDYASAAQGIISAGTCSFCDTDTSRYTLAISASSTTYTIQAEPHAPQTNDDCLDSTTDILELHHSGISEPEACWK from the coding sequence ATGATTCGAAAAAATATATGCAACAGCAACAACATAAGCATGAGAGGGATGACATTGATCGAGTTATTGCTGGCTGTGGTCATCGTGGGAATACTTGGGGCAATCGCCTACCCGAGTTATACCAACCATGTCATGAAAGCACATCGTGTCACCGCGTTGGCCGACATGACCAAGATACAATTAGAGATGGAAACCCTATATACGGGTGACTATGCATCCGCAGCGCAGGGGATTATTTCCGCCGGGACATGCAGTTTTTGCGATACTGATACAAGCCGATACACGCTCGCTATCTCAGCAAGCAGCACCACCTATACTATTCAAGCTGAGCCGCACGCCCCACAAACTAACGATGACTGCTTAGACTCAACGACTGATATTTTGGAATTACACCACTCTGGTATCTCGGAGCCAGAAGCGTGTTGGAAATAA
- a CDS encoding dicarboxylate/amino acid:cation symporter: protein MDKSLSSKIFVGLFVGLIIGTAIQYLFSGIAIFDTYLLGAAEGAGGMFVSLIKLLVVPLVYVSIVCGIVELKDIRSFGRLGGKTFGLYIINTIIAISAALTIGLIFQPGAGANLAGTVSETIALTTTETPDIFSLVVNIVPSNPVQAFASGDMLQIIFMAILTGLAIQALDSRGGPAIKTFKMANEIMMKLIGLVMSLAPYGVFALMIQLGATLDANTLMSVAGYVALVVAMLVFWIFFFYPMMVGSFTGISPKQFLRATREQVLFSLSTASSNATIPVTMRTLTDKLNVSKSVAGFGVPLGATMNMSGVSIYIALATMFVANAFGQPINTADIFTLGLTILLLSIGAGGVPGGGVVMVGVLLHQLGLPPEGLAIVAAVDRICDMFCTSSNVVGDTAVNTIVAKSENEIGVEADEEVELKKAEA from the coding sequence ATGGATAAATCGCTCTCAAGTAAGATTTTTGTAGGCCTGTTTGTCGGCCTGATTATTGGTACTGCTATTCAGTACCTATTCAGCGGAATCGCTATTTTTGACACTTACCTACTTGGTGCTGCAGAAGGCGCTGGTGGTATGTTCGTATCACTTATCAAGTTGCTAGTAGTGCCTCTTGTATATGTATCTATTGTTTGCGGTATCGTTGAACTAAAAGATATCCGTTCATTTGGTCGTCTTGGTGGTAAAACCTTTGGTCTTTACATTATTAACACCATCATCGCGATCTCTGCTGCTCTAACGATTGGTCTTATCTTCCAACCTGGTGCGGGTGCAAACCTAGCAGGTACGGTTTCTGAGACGATTGCACTTACAACAACAGAAACACCAGACATCTTCTCTCTTGTTGTAAACATCGTTCCTAGCAACCCAGTACAAGCGTTCGCAAGTGGCGACATGCTACAAATCATCTTCATGGCGATTCTGACTGGTCTTGCAATTCAAGCGCTTGATTCTCGTGGTGGCCCAGCTATCAAGACGTTCAAGATGGCTAACGAAATCATGATGAAGCTTATCGGCCTAGTAATGAGCCTTGCGCCATACGGTGTATTCGCTCTGATGATTCAACTAGGTGCAACACTGGATGCAAACACGCTAATGTCAGTAGCTGGCTACGTAGCGCTTGTTGTTGCAATGCTTGTGTTCTGGATCTTCTTCTTCTACCCAATGATGGTGGGTTCATTCACTGGTATTTCTCCAAAGCAGTTCCTACGTGCAACTCGTGAGCAGGTTCTATTCTCACTATCTACTGCAAGTTCGAACGCGACAATCCCAGTAACAATGCGCACTCTTACTGACAAGCTAAACGTATCTAAGTCAGTAGCGGGCTTCGGTGTACCACTAGGTGCAACAATGAACATGTCTGGTGTATCTATCTACATCGCACTAGCAACTATGTTCGTAGCAAACGCATTTGGTCAGCCAATCAACACCGCTGATATCTTCACTCTAGGTCTAACTATCCTGCTACTGTCTATCGGTGCTGGTGGTGTTCCAGGTGGCGGTGTAGTAATGGTAGGTGTTCTATTGCACCAACTAGGTCTACCACCAGAAGGTCTAGCTATCGTTGCTGCTGTTGACCGTATCTGTGACATGTTCTGTACTTCTTCAAACGTAGTTGGTGACACAGCGGTAAACACTATCGTTGCAAAATCTGAAAACGAAATCGGCGTTGAAGCAGACGAAGAAGTTGAACTGAAGAAAGCAGAAGCTTAA
- the bamE gene encoding outer membrane protein assembly factor BamE encodes MRIKKWLVAVPLALTMLTGCSLLEKLVYRIDINQGNYVEQEAVDQLKFGMTKTQVRYVMGSPMLIENGYPDTWYYIYHHQKGHEDPIQKNLVVNFDATGTLVTINGDFEASDEFFESLR; translated from the coding sequence ATGCGAATTAAAAAGTGGTTAGTTGCAGTTCCACTTGCACTAACAATGTTGACCGGTTGCTCTCTACTAGAGAAGTTGGTTTATCGAATTGACATCAATCAGGGTAACTATGTTGAACAAGAAGCTGTCGACCAGCTCAAGTTTGGCATGACAAAAACACAAGTTCGTTACGTTATGGGCTCACCTATGCTTATCGAAAATGGCTACCCAGATACGTGGTACTACATTTACCACCACCAAAAAGGTCATGAAGACCCGATTCAGAAAAACCTCGTCGTGAACTTTGATGCTACTGGCACCCTAGTTACGATCAATGGTGATTTTGAAGCCAGTGATGAGTTCTTCGAAAGCCTTCGCTAG
- a CDS encoding prepilin-type N-terminal cleavage/methylation domain-containing protein has product MISKNSGFSLLEVLISFLLIGVASLGLVKLQVYAEQKSDHALQSVEALHFAERQMEYYRTRAFNVSGAVGLIPFEELNQSSYCLNIASSDPLSGLSGSAYSMTCEVTNASGALSGALKNIIVTIAWQDRMNRTQSIYLETMLSKYSEFD; this is encoded by the coding sequence ATGATTTCTAAGAATTCTGGCTTCAGTTTGCTAGAGGTACTTATCTCTTTTCTGCTGATTGGTGTCGCGTCGTTAGGGTTGGTTAAATTACAGGTGTATGCGGAACAAAAGTCGGATCATGCGCTCCAGAGTGTCGAAGCTTTGCATTTTGCAGAAAGGCAGATGGAGTATTATCGAACTCGCGCTTTCAATGTTAGTGGGGCGGTAGGGCTTATTCCTTTTGAGGAACTAAATCAGTCGAGTTACTGTCTCAACATCGCGAGTTCAGATCCCTTGTCTGGTTTATCAGGCTCTGCGTATTCGATGACATGTGAAGTTACTAATGCGAGCGGAGCGTTATCTGGCGCCCTCAAAAACATTATTGTCACAATTGCATGGCAAGATCGTATGAACCGTACGCAAAGTATTTACCTCGAAACTATGCTCTCCAAATACAGTGAGTTTGACTGA
- a CDS encoding RnfH family protein, producing the protein MTIESDMIHVEVVFALPHEQRVFTLVVNKNATVEEIIAQSGVLELYPEIDLAKNKVGVFSRNVKLDATVRDKDRIEIYRALLADPKEIRRKRAEQAKAAAAK; encoded by the coding sequence ATGACTATTGAATCAGATATGATCCACGTAGAAGTTGTGTTTGCACTTCCGCATGAGCAGCGTGTGTTTACTTTGGTTGTGAACAAGAACGCGACCGTTGAAGAGATTATTGCGCAGTCTGGTGTTTTGGAACTGTATCCAGAGATCGACTTAGCGAAAAACAAGGTTGGCGTGTTCAGCCGTAACGTGAAGTTAGATGCAACGGTTCGTGATAAAGACCGTATTGAAATTTATCGTGCACTGCTGGCTGATCCAAAAGAGATTCGCCGTAAACGTGCCGAACAAGCAAAAGCCGCTGCTGCTAAATAG
- the dnaJ gene encoding molecular chaperone DnaJ, with amino-acid sequence MSKRDFYEVLGVSRDASERDIKKAYKRLAMKFHPDRNQGDESAADKFKEVKVAYEILTDPQKKAAYDQYGHAAFEQGGMGGGGGFGGGQGDFGDIFGDVFGDIFGGGRRGGGQQRAQRGSDLRYNMELTLEEAVRGVSKEIEVPTLVECDTCDGSGAKKGSSAQTCGTCHGHGQVQMRQGFFAVQQTCPTCNGKGKIIKDPCNSCHGQGRKQKTKTLNVKIPAGVDTGDRIRLSGEGEAGEQGAPAGDLYVQVHVKEHNIFERDGNNLYCEVPVSFSMAALGGEVEVPTLDGRVNLKVPEETQTGRMFRMRGKGVKGVRGGGVGDLIVKLVVETPVKLSSRQKELLREFEETCGGEAASKHKPKSEGFFSGVKNFFDDLTK; translated from the coding sequence ATGTCAAAACGTGATTTTTACGAAGTATTAGGCGTAAGCCGCGATGCATCAGAGCGCGATATTAAAAAAGCGTACAAGCGCTTAGCAATGAAATTCCACCCGGACCGTAACCAGGGTGATGAGAGCGCAGCGGACAAATTTAAAGAAGTAAAAGTAGCGTACGAGATCCTAACCGATCCTCAAAAGAAAGCAGCTTACGACCAATACGGCCACGCAGCTTTTGAACAAGGCGGCATGGGTGGCGGCGGCGGTTTCGGCGGCGGTCAAGGTGACTTCGGCGATATCTTCGGTGACGTATTTGGCGACATCTTCGGCGGCGGTCGTCGTGGTGGCGGTCAACAACGTGCACAACGTGGTTCAGACCTACGTTACAACATGGAACTGACGCTTGAAGAAGCGGTTCGTGGTGTATCTAAAGAGATTGAAGTACCAACACTGGTTGAATGTGACACTTGTGATGGTAGCGGTGCGAAGAAAGGTTCTTCTGCGCAAACTTGTGGCACTTGTCATGGCCACGGCCAAGTACAAATGCGTCAAGGTTTCTTCGCGGTTCAGCAGACTTGTCCTACTTGTAACGGTAAAGGCAAGATCATCAAAGACCCATGTAACTCTTGTCACGGTCAAGGCCGTAAGCAGAAGACGAAAACACTTAACGTTAAGATCCCTGCTGGTGTTGATACTGGCGACCGTATTCGTCTATCTGGCGAAGGTGAAGCGGGAGAGCAAGGCGCTCCAGCTGGCGACCTATACGTACAAGTTCACGTAAAAGAGCACAACATCTTCGAACGTGATGGCAACAACCTTTACTGCGAAGTACCAGTAAGCTTCTCTATGGCAGCTCTAGGTGGTGAAGTTGAAGTTCCAACACTGGATGGTCGTGTAAACCTAAAAGTGCCAGAAGAGACACAAACGGGCCGTATGTTCCGTATGCGTGGCAAAGGCGTGAAAGGTGTTCGTGGCGGCGGTGTGGGTGACCTAATCGTTAAGCTAGTGGTTGAGACGCCAGTTAAGCTAAGCTCTCGTCAGAAAGAACTTCTACGTGAGTTTGAAGAGACATGTGGCGGCGAAGCGGCAAGCAAGCACAAGCCTAAGTCTGAAGGTTTCTTCAGCGGCGTAAAAAACTTCTTCGATGACCTAACTAAGTAA
- a CDS encoding GspH/FimT family pseudopilin, translating into MTRGFTLLELLITVSVLSILIATAAPSFSSVTQSVKMQRLAGELNGFLIQAKSESVKRNQDLWVHFSTAKNEVQSTGDWTVWLKPTEDLTGETLLQLSGGAFRDVSFSHNYTGERISFESVRGRPARGTIYLSPSASSTDRLLIKLSSPPGRIKVCGESSAQYGYDAC; encoded by the coding sequence ATGACTCGCGGGTTTACTTTATTAGAGCTGTTAATAACGGTATCGGTACTGTCGATACTGATAGCGACGGCTGCCCCGAGTTTTAGTTCGGTGACTCAATCCGTCAAGATGCAGCGGTTAGCTGGTGAGCTCAATGGTTTCTTAATTCAGGCTAAGTCTGAATCGGTGAAAAGGAATCAGGATCTCTGGGTGCATTTCTCTACCGCAAAAAATGAAGTGCAATCGACTGGTGATTGGACGGTATGGTTGAAGCCGACTGAAGATCTCACTGGAGAAACTTTGCTGCAGTTGTCGGGTGGAGCATTTCGCGATGTCTCGTTTTCTCACAATTACACAGGAGAAAGAATCAGCTTTGAGAGTGTCAGGGGTAGGCCAGCTAGAGGCACGATCTATCTTTCTCCCAGTGCATCTTCAACCGACCGTTTATTGATTAAATTATCTAGCCCTCCTGGGCGCATAAAAGTGTGTGGTGAGTCGAGTGCGCAGTATGGCTATGATGCGTGTTAA
- the nadK gene encoding NAD(+) kinase gives MKKPFEVIAIIGKPRDQQAIQTHRELYQWLSAEGYQVFVDDRLASILDDIPKEHFSSLVDLGKRADLAIVVGGDGNMLGAARILSRFDISVIGVNRGNLGFLTDLNPENFQSALTDVLKGEFMEEERFLLETEIHRHGQIKSHNAALNEAVLHPGQVAHMIEFEVYIDDSFAFSQRSDGLIVSTPTGSTAYSLSGGGPILSSSLNAISLVPMFPHTLSSRPLVVDGKRHIKLIVSPDNRGTQEVSCDGQISLPVSPGDEIHIYQSPNVLKLIHPKDYNYYHVLRNKLGWSSKLF, from the coding sequence ATGAAAAAGCCATTTGAAGTGATCGCCATTATTGGTAAACCTCGAGATCAGCAAGCAATTCAGACTCATAGAGAACTCTATCAGTGGCTGAGCGCTGAGGGTTATCAAGTGTTTGTGGATGACAGACTCGCCAGTATTTTAGACGATATCCCAAAAGAACATTTTTCTAGCCTGGTCGACTTAGGTAAACGCGCCGATCTCGCCATTGTAGTCGGTGGTGACGGAAACATGCTCGGCGCCGCTCGAATCTTGTCTCGTTTCGATATTTCAGTAATCGGTGTGAACCGAGGAAACCTTGGCTTCCTGACCGATCTCAACCCAGAAAACTTCCAGAGCGCACTAACTGATGTTCTCAAAGGCGAGTTCATGGAAGAAGAACGCTTCCTACTTGAAACAGAGATCCACCGCCATGGCCAAATAAAAAGCCATAACGCGGCACTGAACGAAGCGGTACTTCACCCCGGTCAAGTCGCGCACATGATCGAGTTTGAAGTGTACATCGACGACAGCTTCGCTTTCTCGCAGCGTTCTGATGGTTTGATCGTGTCGACACCAACCGGTTCTACCGCCTACTCGCTTTCTGGCGGCGGCCCAATTTTGTCATCAAGCTTGAATGCCATCTCTTTGGTACCTATGTTCCCGCACACACTTTCAAGCCGACCACTTGTTGTCGATGGGAAACGTCACATTAAACTGATCGTATCGCCTGATAACCGCGGCACTCAAGAAGTCAGCTGCGATGGTCAAATCTCGCTACCTGTATCGCCAGGCGACGAGATCCACATTTACCAAAGCCCAAATGTACTCAAGCTGATCCATCCGAAAGACTACAACTACTACCATGTCCTACGAAACAAACTGGGCTGGTCGAGTAAGCTGTTCTAG
- a CDS encoding pilus assembly protein PilW, translated as MAMMRVKPVAVGLSKQQGTSLVELMVASVIGVFAISIIGSVFITGQRIAKDKGIELLLLQNLTSTIQVMKEDIQRAGYDGSNGYSIKLSGASNTIQVSGGAAVGFVYFREGSSGNKNHRNIVYQKNGTKLQICEKGTTVSEAFPTFEEVTGCYSLFDDTIMDVDEFHITSRVLEQNSIKSTLTDISITASIPTAAVTKSVSVSIKQRNWQ; from the coding sequence ATGGCTATGATGCGTGTTAAACCTGTCGCGGTAGGACTCAGCAAGCAACAAGGTACTTCATTGGTTGAGTTAATGGTGGCCTCTGTGATTGGTGTCTTCGCTATCTCGATTATCGGAAGTGTCTTTATTACAGGGCAGAGAATAGCCAAGGACAAAGGCATTGAGTTACTGCTGCTACAAAACCTAACCAGCACCATACAAGTGATGAAAGAAGACATCCAACGAGCGGGTTACGACGGCTCAAACGGTTACTCAATCAAGTTATCTGGTGCAAGCAATACGATTCAAGTGAGTGGTGGCGCTGCGGTTGGTTTTGTTTATTTCAGAGAGGGTTCGAGCGGCAATAAAAACCACCGCAATATTGTTTACCAAAAAAACGGCACCAAACTGCAAATATGCGAGAAGGGCACCACGGTATCAGAGGCGTTCCCCACGTTTGAAGAGGTTACTGGCTGCTATTCACTGTTTGATGACACGATTATGGATGTCGATGAGTTCCACATTACATCTCGGGTGCTAGAGCAGAACTCAATTAAAAGCACGCTTACGGATATTAGTATTACCGCATCGATTCCAACTGCAGCGGTGACCAAGTCGGTGTCTGTTTCTATTAAGCAGAGGAATTGGCAATGA
- the grpE gene encoding nucleotide exchange factor GrpE, whose product MSNEENKVTEEELDQIIAEAEKVEEAELNADAADEQEAKIAQLEAALLASETKVKEQQDSVLRAKAEVENMRRRSEQEIDKARKFALNKFAEGLLPVIDNLERAMQAADAENEVVKPLYEGVELTHKTFVDTVAKFGLKEINPEGEAFNPEFHQAMSIQESPDHESNTVMFVMQKGYELNGRVVRPAMVMVAK is encoded by the coding sequence ATGAGCAACGAAGAAAACAAAGTAACCGAAGAAGAACTAGATCAGATCATTGCTGAAGCAGAAAAAGTTGAAGAAGCTGAACTGAACGCAGACGCTGCTGATGAGCAGGAAGCAAAGATTGCTCAACTAGAAGCGGCATTGCTAGCTAGCGAAACTAAAGTGAAAGAGCAGCAAGACTCTGTTCTTCGCGCTAAAGCTGAAGTTGAAAACATGCGTCGCCGTAGCGAGCAAGAAATTGATAAAGCGCGTAAATTCGCTTTGAACAAGTTTGCTGAAGGTCTACTGCCTGTTATCGACAACCTTGAGCGTGCAATGCAAGCTGCAGACGCTGAAAACGAAGTGGTTAAGCCACTATACGAAGGTGTTGAGCTTACGCACAAAACATTCGTAGACACAGTTGCTAAGTTCGGTCTTAAAGAGATCAACCCTGAAGGTGAAGCGTTCAACCCTGAATTCCACCAAGCGATGTCTATCCAAGAAAGCCCAGATCACGAATCAAACACGGTTATGTTCGTGATGCAAAAAGGCTACGAGCTAAACGGTCGTGTAGTTCGTCCTGCAATGGTAATGGTTGCTAAGTAA